From the genome of Medicago truncatula cultivar Jemalong A17 chromosome 2, MtrunA17r5.0-ANR, whole genome shotgun sequence:
ggttggtgtaaattacccaccattcttccatgagtaccctagttgtcacctatttaaaatagtttttttagaaattttttcaaaattttagtataaaaaattataaccaaatgataaaatacttagaatgacattttaagataaactattcaaaccgatttttcatttgaagctttctttaaaaacttatttgttaaaaaaattataacaaaatcacattaaactaccaaaatctattttaaaaaaagctaTAAAAGTCATCCATCCAAGTGGCAATAAAGTGGTAGCCAGGCCATTCCAGACAGATACTTTGGGTTTATCTCCTATGGCTGAAAATAACCCTGCTCCGGAGATGATTCCAACAGCAGTAGCAGCACCTCACCTTATTAATGAAGACTGGGTAGCTTGCGACAGTTGCCAGAAATGGCGGCTTCTACCTACCGGTGTAACACCCGATCAACTGCCAGAGAAATGGTTATGTAGCATGCTTTATTGGCTGTAAGTTGCTTCTTTATGTTGGTTGAAATTATGCAGATCatattattttagatgtttatATTGCACCAACACTTCACATTGAAGCCGTGTTCGGTGTCTGACATGTAACActtgttggattaattatttaattaatcaattatggattgacaataatcaattattataaattaatgttataatttataatatggtCTATTGTATGTATGATTGGACTATTCTTTTTAAATGGACCGTGATGGGTTGGACCATTTAGCTAAGCTCAATGGGAGGTCCCTGCTCTCAGCCGTTTAGCTATTTAAACGTCATCCCATCAGACGGTTAAATTATTGTGAATTCTTCTAGTACTACACGGAATGAGGGTAGTTATCCCTCTCATCCTTCTGACAACAGCTATCCTTCATGAATCTAAACATACAAGGTACATAATTTCTTATTTCTTCTTTGTTATTACTGATGATATGCTATAATTTGTATCTGTGATCCATGGCTAAACACTAAAATTTACATTGTCACACATGGTTACATTCAAATAATTTCTTGCCTGAAAATATGACTGTTGTCGGCGTCAGTGTCGTGTCCGATGTTCTTGTTTGTGTCGGTGCTTCCTAGCTAGATGTCCAGTTAGTATGATGTTGTATTATCAACAATAGTTAAGGACTATCTTGAATGATATACCAgttaccattttttttccttccattctCTCCATTTGTGCTTACTTTTGAGTGCACTCTATGTTTCATTGCCTCATTGCTCTCCTGAATTTGTTAGGCCTGGGATGAATTCTTGTGACATCAGTGAGGATGAGACAACAAAGGCACCGTGTGCTTTATATCAAATGCCAATGTCTGAGGGTCAAAATAATTTGCAAACACATGCCTCTGAAACTGCATTTGGTGAGAGCTCTGCTGATGCTTTGAAGTTTGGACTGAATCAGAAAAATTCCAGTTCTGATGTATTGCCTGATCGAGGAATGAAAAAACATGTTGTTAAGGAAAAGATGATGTCAGGAAAGATCAATGCTCAAGCATACGGAAAAAATAGAAGCATGAATGACGTGAATCAACATGCTACGGATTCAAAACCAACGAAGACAATGAGTTCTAGACATTCTAGCAGGTTTGGCAACATTATCGAAGATAAATATCTGTCTGAAGAGAGAGATCAGGTTGAGGTCACTTCTGGTGTTTGCTCTTTGGATGCTGTTGgagattgatatttttttgttttctactTATGTTTTCTGTCATAATTAAAGTGTTGCTTGTTTATGTATAAGTGTCATAATTAGATCGTTGCTTATTTAGTAAGTAAAACAGTCCCTAGGTAATGATGTCTATTGTTGCTAGGTAATAATGACTAGTGCTTAAGAGTAGATTTCGTGCAGATCTTATGTTCAGTTTTACAAGCAAGTTTATGGCTTGGCTCTATATATTTGTAGTGTATGCTTCAGTTTAATGTATCAAAGTATCTtagtttttttactttgttcctAAAACATTGTTGTCTTCTCTAATTTTctggtttttcttctttcttctccacCATTTCCACGTTTAGGTCCTTTTTTCTACATGGTATCAAGAGCCCTATTGATCTTAACGGGTCTATGAGGTTAGAAAATCAGTGTAAAATTTTGAGGGTGAGAGAAAAAAGATCAATTGTTATGATTCAAAAGAGCACATGTGGCAATACATTTGGCAAAGTCGAGCCAGTCGAGAAAAGAATACATGTAAAAAGAATGAGAGTAAAGATCCTTAACCTAAAATACATTGATATGATGTAATTAAATAGAACTTTCTCCCTCTTTAGAATTCACTCTTCCCCTCTTCCTTACGTCTATCCTTTTATTTCCTTGCAATAAGAAATGGAATAACATTACATATTTGAAATGTCATTTTGTATTTCAACTCTATCCAATTAAATATAGAGTTCTTCATTCTCTAAAATTGTTCAATTATCCTATTCTCTCCCAATTATTCACTAAACTTTCAtttgagaaaatagaaaatgtgaGTGGATGGATTCATTTGGACTAGGAAGACAAACCTTACATATTtataaagggaaatgttaataaGTGTCTCCGAGGCACTCTTTAAGGgtcttaaataataattttttaaaaaaaatttgtgcatttaatgtattggaaattgaaCTATTTGACttatttaaagaataattttttaatttaaaatgcttaaaaaGTGTCTCAGGTTCATAATTCAATACATGTCAATTGTGGAAAATGAGTCAGGCTAAAATGAACATATTTAATCTCCTTCGACAACAACGAAAAAACATTTATCCAACAATTAGAGTTAGCACAAATAATTCTCCCAAACAAAAAGAGTGCACGTATAATTGGACATTCTGCTCGCACCTAGCAGCTTAGATTCAACTTCAAAGTTCTTCATTTGTTTTGCTTTATTGTACGTAAATTTCATTgtaaatcttcaaaaaaaagttagtatTCTCTGACTTTACTTTTCCATGTCTTTAGTGGCAGAGTCAAAAAAAAGTATGGATGAACTACCAAAATAAACTACTATAAGATAGAAACACAATTTATGCTATAATAAACATTAagcataaagtttttttttttttgccacaaCATTACATACAAAGttgatcataaaaaattaaaaatatttttaatgcattctttgaaatcatcaataatGACTTAGAGCAGTGGAGGAAGTGTGATTGTAACGCGTACCGAGAGGGAAAATAGGGTGgatcaaaatgtaatattttaaaagtcaatgatattttagtaatttccctccataaaaaaattaatttttttggtgggGTGGATGGTCCAACTAGGTCTTAACGTGTCTCCGCTATTGCGTCTCTTAAGTAATCTAAATTTAAATAGATATAAAAAGTCTTCgtgagtttagttcagttggtagggacattgcataatttatgcaggggccagagttcaaaccccggacacccacttctccacaattaattgtgtgagctctagctactagacaaaaaaaaaagtataaaaaagttttgtttttacaaatttatcaaaaaaataaataaaataatttaacccCTTTTGCATGGAGATATTTCCATAACATTAGATAGTAGTACTAGTAAGCAGCAAGCATGTGCTAAGTACTTTATATCAATCAGAGGCAGAGACCacataatattttgtttgtttccaTTTGTATCATTGCCAAGATGAGAAAAAAGAACTTGTGGGGGGTAATTTACAAGTTATGGATGTGTGTGTTGCAACTTATGCATGCTGCCAGCCTTAGCagtaaaactaaaacatattgGAAGACAAAGTAAAGGACGATTTAAGCATGGGAGGGTGGACAACAGCATCATGACAAATAACACTAAATTTAGTTTTCAAAATGGTGGCATTGTTTTTGGACAATTAAGCATGACCCTACTTTACCACTCACATATATAGATACTTAGCAAGTAGGGCAGAATATTATGTACCgctagttattattattattatcaagcTTATTCCATTGTTCTTAAATAAACTACAATACAATATACAATTATAAGACCCTGATTTTTTTAGAAGTCCCTTTTTCATGTTGTGGATGGTGATGTAATGCATATTATAGTAACAAAGTAATAGACTACGGAAAAGGGGGTACTTAAGAGAAAAAGTAAAACACAAGTTGGGGGAAAATGAGAAAAAGCTGGTGCCATAATTTTGGGGCTATGATATTGCACAAAGATAGTTTTGTGTTAggtatatgattaattaattatttcacAAACCTtcccaaaaaaaacttatgtcACAAACCTTGATTAATCATTCCAATTATATATCTCAACCGTTTGATTAATCATTAACATAAGAGATATAATACTCTCATGTATTAGAAGAATcaacaattaaaatttgactgaacataatatatatatatatatatataaaaccgTGACACTTTTAGTTTCGTACAAAAGGAAAGACATGGTGTCTTATACACCAACACCACTTACCATTTACAAAAAGTACTCTTAAGTGAAAATTGAAAGTCTACTAATTGTTTATGTAATCgaccttttcaattttatacatatttttaatgCGAGAGTTACTATTTTAAGACCTATTTCAAAGATTGATATCTcgcaattaatattttttatatacatcAGTTAAAGATTAAATCTCTGATCACATATTTAAAAGACTCGATTGTCTGCTACTCATATCACACCTACTCATATCACACCATATTGTTGTAAGCTTCAAAATAACACTAGACCTGGTCTGCAATATGGTGGCATTTGTTTTTGGACAATTAAGCATGGTCCTACTTTACCACTCACATAGCTCCTTAGCATATATGTAAGGACGAAAAGGACGAATAATATGTACCGctacttattattattaagctTATTCTATTATACAATTACAAGACCCTAAATTTTTACAAGTCCTTTTTCATGC
Proteins encoded in this window:
- the LOC25488174 gene encoding cysteine-tryptophan domain-containing zinc finger protein 3 — translated: MRVVIPLILLTTAILHESKHTRPGMNSCDISEDETTKAPCALYQMPMSEGQNNLQTHASETAFGESSADALKFGLNQKNSSSDVLPDRGMKKHVVKEKMMSGKINAQAYGKNRSMNDVNQHATDSKPTKTMSSRHSSRFGNIIEDKYLSEERDQVEVTSGVCSLDAVGD